The proteins below come from a single Panicum hallii strain FIL2 chromosome 7, PHallii_v3.1, whole genome shotgun sequence genomic window:
- the LOC112898950 gene encoding UNC93-like protein 1 isoform X2, translated as MYNALNGLGGGGQVDHTAADNANTALYACFAVFGVLGGAIHNLLGPRTTLFLGSLTYPLYVAAFLNYNHRPGSQVFPVIAGALLGVGAGFLWAAQGAIMTSYPPPNLRGTYISLFWCLFSLGSVLGGLLPLSLNYRRGSKVASVNDGTYIAFMTMMLVGVALTLLFLPPHKIVRDDGSRATGVTYSSAATEAGEVLRLFADWKMLLVLVPAWGSNFFYTYQFNNVNGLLFTLRTKGLNNVVYWGAQMLGSVGLGYLLDFGFASRRKRGLVGVAVFAVLGTAIWGGGFVNQLRYTDGKWPDLIDFKDGRRYAGPFLLYCSYGLLDAMFQSLIYWIIGALTNDSQVLSRYAGFYKGVQSAGAAVSWQVDFHKTPLMAQLIVNWGLITVSYPLLALLVFLAVKDDEDSSVYPRSRTTNTTDRRKLSAPTTFH; from the exons ATGTACAATGCGCTCAacggcctcggcggcggcgggcaggtgGACCACACCGCCGCCGACAACGCCAACACCGCCCTCTACGCCTGCTTCGCCGTCTTCGGCGTCCTCGGCGGCGCGATCCACAACCTCCTGGGCCCGCGCACGACGCTCTTCCTGGGCTCCCTCACCTACCCGCTGTACGTGGCAGCCTTCCTCAACTACAACCACCGGCCCGGGTCCCAGGTGTTCCCTGTCATCGCCGGGGCGCTGCTCGGCGTTGGCGCCGGGTTCCTCTGGGCGGCGCAGGGCGCCATCATGACCTCCTACCCTCCGCCCAACCTCCGGGGCACCTACATCTCCCTCTTCTGGTGCCTCTTCAGCCTCGGCAGCGTCCTCGGCGGGCTCCTCCCTCTGTCACTGAACTACCGCCGCGGGAGCAAGGTCGCCAGCGTCAACGACGGCACCTACATCGCCTTCATGACCATGATGCTTGTCGGCGTGGCGCTCACCCTCCTCTTCCTGCCGCCGCACAAGATCGTCCGTGACGACGGCAGCAGGGCCACCGGGGTCACCTACTCCTCCGCGGCCACCGAGGCCGGCGAGGTCCTCCGGCTCTTCGCCGACTGGAAGATGCTGCTGGTGCTCGTCCCGGCATGGGGCAGCAACTTCTTCTACACGTACCAGTTCAACAACGTGAACGGCCTCCTCTTCACGCTCCGGACCAAGGGCCTCAACAACGTCGTCTACTGGGGAGCGCAGATGCTGGGCTCCGTCGGCCTCGGATACCTCCTCGACTTTGGTTTTGCCAGCCGCAGGAAGAGGGGGCTCGTCGGGGTCGCCGTCTTCGCCGTGCTCGGCACCGCCATCTGGGGTGGGGGATTCGTCAACCAGCTCAGGTACACGGACGGCAAGTGGCCCGACCTCATTGATTTCAAGGACGGCCGCCGCTACGCCGGGCCGTTCCTGCTCTACTGCAGCTACGGCCTGCTGGACGCCATGTTCCAGAGCCTCATCTACTGGATCATTGGCGCACTCACAAACGACTCACAGGTCCTCAGCAG GTATGCTGGGTTCTACAAGGGTGTGCAGAGTGCAGGAGCGGCTGTGTCATGGCAAGTCGACTTCCACAAGACGCCCCTAATGGCCCAGCTGATTGTGAACTGGGGGCTCATAACTGTCAGCTACCCCTTGCTTGCCCTGCTGGTGTTCTTGGCTGTGAAGGACGACGAGGACAGTTCGGTATATCCTCGATCGAGGACGACAAACACAACAGATCGTAGAAAGCTGTCTGCACCAACCACCTTCCACTGA
- the LOC112898950 gene encoding UNC93-like protein 1 isoform X1, whose amino-acid sequence MEMQQPQVDVEGQSSSPAPAKPGLLRFNSPLAQVCLIGLVCFCLPGMYNALNGLGGGGQVDHTAADNANTALYACFAVFGVLGGAIHNLLGPRTTLFLGSLTYPLYVAAFLNYNHRPGSQVFPVIAGALLGVGAGFLWAAQGAIMTSYPPPNLRGTYISLFWCLFSLGSVLGGLLPLSLNYRRGSKVASVNDGTYIAFMTMMLVGVALTLLFLPPHKIVRDDGSRATGVTYSSAATEAGEVLRLFADWKMLLVLVPAWGSNFFYTYQFNNVNGLLFTLRTKGLNNVVYWGAQMLGSVGLGYLLDFGFASRRKRGLVGVAVFAVLGTAIWGGGFVNQLRYTDGKWPDLIDFKDGRRYAGPFLLYCSYGLLDAMFQSLIYWIIGALTNDSQVLSRYAGFYKGVQSAGAAVSWQVDFHKTPLMAQLIVNWGLITVSYPLLALLVFLAVKDDEDSSVYPRSRTTNTTDRRKLSAPTTFH is encoded by the exons ATGGAGATGCAACAGCCGCAGGTGGATGTGGAGGGACAGTCGTCGTCACCGGCGCCGGCGAAGCCAGGGCTCCTCCGCTTCAACTCCCCACTGGCGCAGGTGTGCCTAATAGGCCTGGTATGCTTCTGCTTGCCCGGCATGTACAATGCGCTCAacggcctcggcggcggcgggcaggtgGACCACACCGCCGCCGACAACGCCAACACCGCCCTCTACGCCTGCTTCGCCGTCTTCGGCGTCCTCGGCGGCGCGATCCACAACCTCCTGGGCCCGCGCACGACGCTCTTCCTGGGCTCCCTCACCTACCCGCTGTACGTGGCAGCCTTCCTCAACTACAACCACCGGCCCGGGTCCCAGGTGTTCCCTGTCATCGCCGGGGCGCTGCTCGGCGTTGGCGCCGGGTTCCTCTGGGCGGCGCAGGGCGCCATCATGACCTCCTACCCTCCGCCCAACCTCCGGGGCACCTACATCTCCCTCTTCTGGTGCCTCTTCAGCCTCGGCAGCGTCCTCGGCGGGCTCCTCCCTCTGTCACTGAACTACCGCCGCGGGAGCAAGGTCGCCAGCGTCAACGACGGCACCTACATCGCCTTCATGACCATGATGCTTGTCGGCGTGGCGCTCACCCTCCTCTTCCTGCCGCCGCACAAGATCGTCCGTGACGACGGCAGCAGGGCCACCGGGGTCACCTACTCCTCCGCGGCCACCGAGGCCGGCGAGGTCCTCCGGCTCTTCGCCGACTGGAAGATGCTGCTGGTGCTCGTCCCGGCATGGGGCAGCAACTTCTTCTACACGTACCAGTTCAACAACGTGAACGGCCTCCTCTTCACGCTCCGGACCAAGGGCCTCAACAACGTCGTCTACTGGGGAGCGCAGATGCTGGGCTCCGTCGGCCTCGGATACCTCCTCGACTTTGGTTTTGCCAGCCGCAGGAAGAGGGGGCTCGTCGGGGTCGCCGTCTTCGCCGTGCTCGGCACCGCCATCTGGGGTGGGGGATTCGTCAACCAGCTCAGGTACACGGACGGCAAGTGGCCCGACCTCATTGATTTCAAGGACGGCCGCCGCTACGCCGGGCCGTTCCTGCTCTACTGCAGCTACGGCCTGCTGGACGCCATGTTCCAGAGCCTCATCTACTGGATCATTGGCGCACTCACAAACGACTCACAGGTCCTCAGCAG GTATGCTGGGTTCTACAAGGGTGTGCAGAGTGCAGGAGCGGCTGTGTCATGGCAAGTCGACTTCCACAAGACGCCCCTAATGGCCCAGCTGATTGTGAACTGGGGGCTCATAACTGTCAGCTACCCCTTGCTTGCCCTGCTGGTGTTCTTGGCTGTGAAGGACGACGAGGACAGTTCGGTATATCCTCGATCGAGGACGACAAACACAACAGATCGTAGAAAGCTGTCTGCACCAACCACCTTCCACTGA